One Corynebacterium uterequi DNA segment encodes these proteins:
- a CDS encoding universal stress protein yields the protein MSDQYSTVVVGSDGSKSSMLAVERAAQIASAFSARLVIGCAYYETEAEADAVPRRDSVLIVGADVAQANLDRSAEYARTVGTCEVSTALRQGTPVQALMAIVKDVGADLLVVGNRGINSLTGRLLGSVPADVARQSDCDVMIVHTVN from the coding sequence ATGAGTGATCAGTACAGCACGGTCGTGGTGGGCAGCGACGGCTCTAAGTCCTCGATGCTTGCCGTCGAGCGGGCCGCCCAGATCGCCTCGGCCTTTTCTGCCCGGCTGGTCATCGGCTGCGCCTACTACGAAACCGAGGCGGAGGCCGACGCGGTCCCGCGGCGGGACTCGGTGCTCATCGTGGGGGCGGACGTCGCCCAGGCGAACCTCGACCGCTCAGCTGAGTACGCCCGGACTGTCGGAACCTGTGAAGTGTCCACGGCCTTGCGCCAGGGCACGCCGGTTCAGGCGCTGATGGCCATCGTCAAGGACGTTGGCGCGGATCTTCTCGTCGTCGGTAATCGCGGTATCAACTCGCTGACGGGTCGTCTGCTTGGTTCCGTGCCGGCGGACGTCGCCCGGCAGTCCGATTGCGACGTCATGATCGTTCACACCGTGAACTAG